The Halobellus sp. MBLA0158 genome has a window encoding:
- a CDS encoding choice-of-anchor D domain-containing protein, with protein MYFEWRPTSENKFRKTPNQSIKINGTYNESLAFLTPGTTYEFRAVVESGSTTEEGSIQTLTTGSGGPTDGFIRASNNVALFNLFFQGLQVDVENSPVSIETGVPSVFLNAEGIESEVYPGDKGTVPVHPPDGTLTFDFEDTGSLERFDGSKADIVAVKTDSSEGLDAFSQITQIDDLLNDESSTVEVFETTTIGDNEEITYDLQADGRGSGNYIFLAVNNGSISVDEGNASIDNARVIGLDFAIVQSGSSTIQASRPEYRPGENVTVRAEADLPGDEEDITQAVILYDETDFSGGEITAQIDSLQSIDPASINVTSTISGFNGVRRIEQGSSLLGQNLGESDEIGIFTIDDAFGFIGGGIGDRFQNSTDAEIENASIVAKNATGTETTFEIGTLDSFDTSEYGIIHVAENSETGELYTNKTSVQITNSLGAYYTIDIEESTDRQLASGEEVTVNATIRNIGDGLGVSNIDFSVNGNVVDTNEQLVLTSGNEQTITFNTTLEEPGEYDISVDATSYDGFDSQDSIDVNVVDDAFYDVNINEANSTLNVVEDETVVVNTTVENTVNIDGDTQQINLTVGDEVVANKSVTLTGGESTTFDLEWDTSQTAPGTYDATVASTDDTDSADVTIREAAEFNVTNLDPAEATVATGDTIDVSANVTNLGEATGTQTIELRIGGEVVDSKSETIDGGNSTTVTFTNVQVGQTTGTFEYGVFSEDDSATGNLTVVEQLTAIDISLDTTSNIANTTSDYEINATVTSDAGGETIQNITVDFGTPVELSNSQPTVTLPDSMEFSPSYDSVIRGESELIIPLPEPVEIGTDVTEDEDITILADAVQNPSNGTYTLSTEFSEDDGTQIAANSTTYTIVEPANITLGIADDSVTEVNQTEPIQINATVSNDGGVAAERTITFELTQDGETVFNDSQTVNVASGATEQAEFTYLTTADDRGNFTATVTTQGASESTNVTVNRPAEFDVDIGELTDEVVAGDEINVTAEIENLGDLDDTQTIRLLANGTAVNSTALTLAGGENQTISLKYETNDDNAGDLNLTVASADDTDTRNVIVLQPAILSYGNFSVNGNTSDFSVESGTTLAANATVTNVGGVNGTFNATLFEGGEPTSKTENGTLAPEETANVSFTITLEENQTTTLSIRDAVRAGAQTDEIAVTVRRDVVDLNLTANRTEVNPGDPVNLTVRREDTGNLTSANVTVRAPNGTIIDTGILDGSVVEPAPDEPGTYEITATKESTETTAFQPDTETIDVLAPGNITITDAFVNVSETFTDDPVGVNVTLENIGDEETTEAVNLTLQGSETDLDNRSVTLGPGNNTTISLQAAFDSPGSRTLVVSEGDGITVTAGTVNILPQSAVTGFTVAPKSVAINDSVVVNATVRNRGTTPDQNVVVPLFVNETRVNSTTIDSIGRQQTKTVTFNQTLNLSVARIGNVPIRVGNLTPKSVVVSRETVPLDITASPATITTEESVTFTVTRAGTPVESATVIVAGEERTTGPNGNVTVNITEPGTFTAEATKAPGRTEFFTAASTTVEVVEPADIEVTGATLVSEPPFYAGNSITVEVDLQNDGDRSDTRTVNLTANGTVESNTSVFVPAGDTNTTRLSATFNDTVTRTLAVESREQNLTVADVTVERAAAVTGFDLSSTALQTGETLFVNSTVVNRGGVNDTVSVNVTIDGPNETVVNETEVKLEPGEEATVSNDTTFTTTGTASVVVNDSATVFGPREVAISQTVVDLNISANESTVTAGRPIRFNVTNASSGEPLDATVSVGDTVVTTGDDGLVTTSIRVAGTYSAVASKQTEDGTAYNSAQTSVTVSNPLTVNDTVSYGSVNASPVTGESRADTATAVRTVTLNNTGGRAIALSLPQTIGNASQYVINESTFPSRLPANSTRKVEIAFAPTTRDEVNSTFRFRADTPSDPIRTVNLTGTGEAPQADFSRTRLRFGPVNTGSSSTASIDVTNTGNEPLNVTVPSPAAGFTRTTAETLTIAQGSSETITIEFAPNEPREYGQILTIETNDSFHPTEPVRLSGTGRGGAIAVSPAAGSSIDVGNVTQGEPVETTVFVENNGTESIDVTSDVTAGDTGQFTATDPGTIAAGSTALVTVTVNATSSSPTADITLNTAAGDVDDPTLTVTANGLTPIANVTDPSGTLDFGSVSQGGSASEQITIRNDGEAMLEVDAADAVPVSAPFRVSGTGQSDTVRIPPDQTRTVTVTYAPIAPGTASSTVTLTTNDLGNRTLEIDVSGTSEATDLEGSPSSVDFGQVGQGDEVTETVTLTNPASNAESLEEFSVESVTGARGAYSVVSDLPDTLAPGSSENVTVRFEPTAIGPQSASITFAANGSDVGTRNRFTVATSGEGTPPRVALNTTALQFGYVDVNGGTVTEGVRIINPGLRGTTLNVSDVSISGNGAENFSVTDQPTQTVGGNFSTTTAVSFTPDTAGRVTATLTIRTNATDDPVRNVTLTGVGTAPDTGVDVSSIDFGEQAVGTTSENRTVVVTNDGGVRLNLSGVTVSGPAASDFEAFGPGETTLVPGATVRVPVQVSPSGAGATQANLAINATNDPGDNQTVSLSADGTAPELNVSDDLNETFGDVREGSSKQRSLTVENTGNATLELDAPDVTGGAFSVVSGDEAVRLAPGSTQTYTVAFSPESTGTFSGSLQIETNADNDVDIGSLSGTGITSNASLSTPAVDFGRVSVGDDTSRQLTLQNNGEAELQVTSVTITGADQAAFSVSGLPTTSIPADSGEPFTVQTSPSVTGSLSAQLEIRTDDGTLTASLGTTGTEPNIELEQSTVQFAQTRVGTTSTATLTVSNTGNERLNVTRLSVLGQNSGRFTLASSAAPFTLQPQSSRDVTVEFTPTNVTAAQNEQPRSARVLVRSDDPDATRVSADLTATGKATDLIAPGAVQFGATAPGTTTNRTVTITNGINASANLSLEAVTVSGILGEDVYSVDRPDDTELAPGESETLNVSLSPEERGVRFGSLNVLTNDPRQSAASVFLSNAEAVINIEFGSVTADYDNVAPGLQPERTFDQGLSTDAALTGIQPATQASTYELFFEGQETAFGGASIDSDQPYTAVRYLRATPRGITPSEITNVSLEFRVRKAALDDLGASADDVRLYRYNGSGYEPVSDGTTRVSETRTDYIYRGTTDSLSRFAIVVGESDLSVTDLTVNPTSITVGDSATLTANVTNNGVVSGTTTLTPTENGNALTSQSVTVSAGGSDTVSFSVNPSSTGTFTYILGGETASLTVDPEDTGPTGPTGPTGGDGDDDAPVITEQPATPEPVSATADLDETGTATVSLSGGTGATSVSVNVPDTTGQVNVQELPSPPTDAPAPTGQYVSGVDIDAPDPPEGQTATVTITISQSRLDDLGISAGDLVIQHYRDGAWQQLETTASESGDQVTLSAPVTGFSPFAVTTREQVTDTPEPVTDTAEPDTPTPEPDTDTDTPTDTPQEPGGFEFLPVALVVIILLAAAGYLVYRQQ; from the coding sequence GTGTACTTCGAGTGGCGTCCAACTTCAGAGAACAAATTCCGTAAGACGCCGAACCAAAGTATAAAGATAAACGGGACTTACAATGAATCGCTGGCATTCCTTACACCAGGAACGACCTACGAATTTCGCGCGGTTGTAGAGTCCGGAAGCACGACTGAAGAAGGCAGTATTCAAACGTTAACCACGGGTTCTGGTGGCCCGACGGATGGGTTCATTCGGGCATCAAACAACGTCGCCCTATTCAACCTCTTCTTCCAAGGACTCCAAGTGGATGTTGAGAATAGTCCAGTAAGTATTGAGACTGGCGTTCCGAGCGTATTCCTTAATGCCGAGGGAATTGAGTCCGAAGTATATCCGGGCGATAAGGGGACTGTTCCTGTTCACCCTCCAGATGGGACGCTAACATTTGACTTCGAGGATACTGGTTCGCTTGAGCGATTTGACGGATCGAAGGCTGATATTGTCGCGGTCAAGACTGATTCCTCGGAGGGGCTTGACGCGTTCTCGCAAATCACACAAATAGATGATCTGCTTAATGACGAGAGTTCGACCGTTGAAGTATTCGAGACTACCACCATTGGCGATAACGAAGAAATAACCTACGACTTACAAGCCGATGGACGCGGCAGCGGGAATTACATTTTCCTTGCTGTCAACAACGGAAGCATAAGTGTCGATGAAGGTAACGCTTCTATCGATAATGCACGCGTGATCGGACTGGACTTCGCTATCGTCCAGAGCGGAAGTTCGACGATACAAGCTTCGCGGCCCGAGTACCGTCCAGGTGAGAACGTAACAGTCCGCGCGGAAGCAGATCTCCCTGGAGATGAAGAAGATATCACACAAGCAGTTATCCTCTATGATGAAACCGACTTCTCTGGTGGAGAAATAACTGCTCAAATTGATAGCCTCCAGAGTATCGATCCAGCTAGTATCAATGTTACATCGACTATTTCCGGATTCAATGGTGTTCGCAGGATCGAACAAGGATCCTCACTCTTGGGCCAAAATTTGGGTGAGAGTGACGAAATTGGCATCTTTACTATAGACGATGCGTTCGGCTTCATAGGCGGCGGTATCGGTGATCGATTCCAGAACTCAACTGATGCGGAAATAGAAAACGCATCGATAGTCGCAAAGAACGCTACGGGGACTGAAACGACATTTGAAATAGGTACGCTCGATAGTTTCGACACGAGTGAATACGGGATCATTCACGTTGCGGAGAACAGTGAAACCGGAGAGTTGTACACTAACAAGACAAGTGTTCAAATAACCAATAGTCTTGGTGCGTATTACACTATCGATATTGAAGAATCGACAGACAGACAGCTAGCTAGCGGTGAAGAAGTCACAGTCAACGCAACAATCAGAAATATCGGCGATGGACTCGGCGTTAGTAACATTGATTTCTCTGTTAATGGAAACGTTGTAGATACTAACGAACAGTTGGTTCTTACTTCAGGCAACGAGCAAACTATCACCTTCAATACTACTCTGGAAGAACCAGGAGAGTACGATATTTCGGTCGACGCTACCAGTTACGACGGCTTTGATTCTCAGGATTCGATAGACGTTAACGTCGTTGACGACGCGTTCTACGACGTCAATATCAACGAAGCAAACTCCACGCTCAACGTCGTCGAAGACGAAACTGTCGTCGTCAACACGACCGTCGAGAACACGGTCAATATCGACGGGGACACTCAGCAAATCAATCTAACCGTCGGTGACGAAGTCGTTGCCAACAAGAGTGTCACTCTCACCGGTGGCGAGTCCACGACGTTCGATCTGGAGTGGGACACCTCACAGACTGCGCCCGGGACGTACGACGCGACGGTCGCGAGTACGGACGATACAGATTCCGCAGATGTCACCATCAGAGAAGCGGCGGAATTCAACGTCACCAACCTCGATCCCGCTGAGGCGACTGTCGCGACCGGAGATACCATCGACGTCTCCGCGAACGTGACAAATCTCGGAGAAGCCACCGGAACCCAGACGATCGAACTCCGGATCGGTGGCGAAGTCGTTGATTCGAAATCCGAAACGATCGACGGCGGTAATAGTACAACGGTCACGTTCACCAACGTCCAGGTCGGACAAACGACCGGCACATTCGAGTATGGCGTCTTCAGTGAGGACGATAGTGCGACCGGGAACTTGACGGTCGTTGAGCAACTCACTGCCATCGACATCAGTCTGGATACCACCTCGAATATCGCTAATACGACCTCTGACTACGAGATTAACGCGACGGTGACGAGTGATGCCGGTGGAGAGACGATACAGAACATCACTGTGGACTTCGGTACTCCGGTCGAGCTAAGCAACTCTCAGCCGACGGTTACACTCCCGGACTCCATGGAGTTCTCACCGTCCTACGATAGTGTGATCAGAGGCGAGAGCGAGCTCATAATACCCCTCCCCGAACCGGTAGAAATCGGTACTGACGTTACAGAAGACGAGGATATCACGATTCTCGCTGACGCTGTACAGAACCCGTCCAACGGGACCTACACGCTCTCCACCGAGTTCTCGGAAGACGACGGCACACAGATAGCCGCCAACAGCACGACTTACACCATCGTTGAGCCTGCAAATATCACGCTCGGTATCGCGGATGATTCGGTGACAGAGGTCAACCAGACTGAACCGATCCAGATCAACGCGACGGTCTCGAACGATGGCGGCGTTGCGGCCGAGCGGACCATCACGTTCGAACTCACTCAGGACGGGGAGACGGTCTTCAACGACAGCCAGACGGTCAACGTTGCAAGCGGAGCAACAGAGCAAGCCGAGTTCACGTACCTGACGACTGCGGACGACCGTGGTAACTTCACGGCCACCGTCACCACACAAGGCGCCTCGGAATCCACCAACGTTACCGTGAATCGACCGGCCGAGTTCGACGTTGACATCGGCGAGCTGACCGACGAAGTCGTGGCAGGTGATGAGATCAACGTCACGGCCGAAATCGAGAACCTCGGTGACTTGGATGATACGCAAACTATCCGTCTCTTGGCAAACGGAACGGCGGTCAACAGTACCGCTCTCACACTTGCTGGAGGCGAGAACCAAACCATCAGCCTCAAATACGAAACGAATGATGACAACGCCGGTGATCTGAATCTCACCGTCGCAAGCGCGGACGACACAGATACCCGAAACGTCATCGTGCTGCAGCCTGCGATACTCAGCTACGGCAACTTCTCGGTCAACGGCAACACCTCTGATTTCAGCGTCGAAAGCGGTACAACTCTCGCCGCGAACGCGACCGTGACAAACGTCGGCGGAGTGAACGGAACGTTCAACGCGACACTCTTTGAGGGTGGAGAGCCGACAAGCAAGACGGAGAACGGCACTCTGGCACCCGAAGAGACGGCCAATGTGAGTTTCACCATCACCCTTGAGGAGAACCAAACGACGACTCTCTCGATCCGTGATGCAGTACGGGCAGGGGCGCAGACCGACGAGATAGCCGTTACTGTTAGACGCGATGTCGTCGATCTCAATCTCACCGCGAATCGGACGGAAGTGAATCCGGGTGACCCGGTGAATCTGACCGTTAGGCGAGAAGACACTGGCAACCTGACCTCAGCGAACGTTACAGTTAGAGCACCGAACGGGACGATAATCGACACAGGGATTCTCGACGGTAGTGTCGTCGAACCTGCCCCCGACGAGCCTGGAACGTACGAAATCACTGCGACCAAAGAGTCGACGGAAACAACTGCCTTCCAGCCGGACACCGAGACGATCGACGTCCTTGCCCCGGGCAACATTACGATCACTGACGCCTTCGTGAACGTGTCGGAGACGTTCACGGACGATCCGGTCGGGGTCAACGTGACACTCGAAAACATCGGCGACGAAGAGACGACTGAGGCGGTGAATCTGACGCTTCAGGGATCCGAGACCGACCTCGACAACCGGTCCGTCACCCTCGGACCCGGAAACAATACGACAATCTCCCTTCAAGCGGCGTTCGATAGTCCGGGTAGCCGGACCCTAGTAGTTAGCGAGGGCGACGGAATCACGGTAACGGCTGGGACGGTCAACATCCTGCCGCAGTCCGCTGTTACCGGATTCACCGTCGCCCCCAAATCGGTCGCCATCAATGACTCAGTGGTAGTGAATGCCACTGTGCGGAACCGCGGCACGACGCCCGATCAGAACGTCGTGGTACCCCTGTTCGTGAACGAGACCAGGGTAAACAGCACTACGATCGATTCGATCGGCCGCCAGCAGACCAAGACCGTGACGTTCAATCAAACGCTCAATCTGTCGGTGGCACGGATCGGGAACGTGCCGATCCGCGTCGGGAACCTCACACCCAAGTCAGTTGTCGTCTCCCGCGAAACCGTCCCACTCGACATCACGGCATCCCCAGCAACGATAACGACAGAAGAGAGCGTCACGTTCACTGTCACGCGTGCGGGAACCCCCGTTGAAAGCGCGACGGTTATCGTCGCCGGTGAGGAGAGAACGACCGGCCCCAACGGCAACGTTACCGTGAACATCACCGAACCGGGGACGTTCACCGCAGAGGCAACGAAAGCTCCGGGCCGAACGGAATTCTTCACGGCGGCCAGCACGACCGTCGAGGTCGTCGAACCGGCCGACATCGAGGTCACCGGCGCAACCCTCGTGAGTGAACCGCCGTTCTACGCGGGGAACTCGATAACCGTCGAGGTCGACCTCCAAAACGACGGGGATCGCAGCGATACCAGAACGGTGAATCTGACCGCTAATGGAACGGTCGAATCCAACACGAGCGTGTTCGTCCCCGCCGGAGACACAAACACCACCCGGCTGAGCGCTACGTTCAATGATACGGTGACGCGCACGCTCGCCGTGGAAAGCCGCGAGCAGAACCTCACTGTCGCTGACGTCACCGTCGAACGGGCTGCGGCCGTGACAGGCTTCGATCTGTCGAGCACTGCCTTACAGACAGGCGAGACGCTGTTCGTCAACTCGACAGTAGTGAATCGCGGGGGAGTCAACGACACGGTGAGCGTCAACGTCACGATCGACGGCCCGAACGAGACGGTCGTGAATGAGACCGAGGTGAAACTCGAACCAGGTGAGGAAGCTACCGTCTCCAACGATACCACCTTCACTACGACCGGAACGGCGAGCGTCGTGGTGAACGACTCGGCGACCGTGTTCGGCCCCCGTGAAGTGGCGATATCGCAAACTGTCGTCGATCTGAATATCAGCGCCAATGAGTCGACTGTCACCGCCGGTCGGCCGATTCGATTCAACGTCACGAACGCGAGCTCCGGCGAACCGCTCGACGCGACGGTTTCAGTCGGCGACACGGTGGTGACAACCGGAGACGACGGGCTCGTCACCACGTCGATCCGGGTCGCCGGCACCTACTCGGCGGTCGCCAGCAAACAGACCGAAGACGGGACCGCATACAACAGCGCGCAAACGTCCGTGACGGTGTCCAATCCGCTGACAGTGAACGATACAGTGAGTTACGGGTCAGTCAACGCCTCACCGGTGACCGGTGAGTCGCGGGCGGACACGGCAACGGCTGTGAGAACCGTCACCCTCAACAACACCGGAGGCCGGGCGATCGCCCTCTCGCTGCCGCAGACGATCGGCAACGCCAGCCAGTACGTCATCAACGAATCCACCTTCCCGAGCCGGCTGCCGGCGAACTCGACTCGGAAAGTGGAGATCGCGTTCGCGCCCACGACGCGCGACGAGGTGAACTCGACGTTCCGGTTCCGTGCCGATACGCCGAGTGACCCGATTCGGACAGTGAACCTCACCGGGACCGGCGAAGCACCACAGGCCGACTTCAGCCGGACGCGGCTGAGATTCGGCCCGGTGAACACAGGCTCCAGCTCAACCGCCTCCATTGACGTGACGAACACCGGGAACGAGCCGCTCAACGTCACAGTTCCGAGCCCCGCGGCAGGGTTCACCAGGACCACCGCGGAGACGCTGACGATCGCTCAGGGCAGCTCGGAGACGATCACTATCGAGTTCGCTCCGAATGAACCCAGAGAGTACGGCCAGATCTTGACGATCGAGACGAACGACTCGTTCCACCCGACAGAACCGGTGCGGCTCTCCGGAACCGGCCGGGGTGGAGCGATCGCCGTCTCGCCCGCGGCAGGTTCGAGCATCGATGTCGGAAACGTCACCCAGGGCGAGCCGGTGGAGACGACGGTCTTCGTCGAGAACAACGGGACTGAATCGATCGACGTAACGTCAGACGTAACTGCTGGAGATACCGGTCAGTTCACGGCCACGGATCCGGGGACGATCGCCGCCGGCAGCACGGCGCTCGTGACCGTGACGGTCAATGCGACGAGCTCCTCGCCAACCGCAGACATCACGCTCAACACAGCCGCTGGGGACGTCGACGATCCGACACTGACCGTCACTGCGAACGGTCTAACGCCGATCGCGAACGTGACTGACCCGAGTGGGACGCTTGACTTCGGGAGCGTCTCGCAGGGCGGTAGCGCGAGCGAGCAGATCACCATCCGGAACGACGGCGAGGCGATGCTCGAAGTCGACGCCGCCGACGCCGTTCCGGTGAGCGCACCGTTCAGGGTGTCGGGGACTGGTCAGAGCGATACGGTTCGGATCCCGCCGGACCAGACCCGAACCGTGACGGTCACTTACGCACCGATCGCACCGGGGACGGCGAGTTCCACGGTGACGCTCACGACGAACGACCTCGGGAACCGGACGCTCGAAATCGACGTGAGCGGGACCAGCGAGGCAACCGATCTGGAAGGTAGCCCGTCGAGCGTCGACTTCGGCCAGGTCGGTCAGGGTGACGAAGTGACAGAGACGGTGACTCTCACGAACCCCGCGAGTAACGCCGAATCGCTGGAGGAGTTCTCGGTTGAGAGCGTCACGGGCGCCAGGGGAGCATACAGCGTCGTATCCGATCTCCCCGACACGCTCGCACCGGGTAGCTCCGAGAACGTGACGGTCCGGTTCGAGCCGACCGCGATCGGTCCGCAGTCGGCGTCGATCACGTTCGCGGCGAACGGCAGCGACGTGGGCACGAGGAACCGATTCACGGTCGCGACGAGTGGCGAAGGGACGCCGCCGAGAGTGGCGCTCAACACGACCGCACTGCAGTTCGGCTACGTCGATGTCAACGGTGGGACCGTGACCGAAGGCGTTCGGATCATCAACCCCGGGCTCCGTGGGACGACGCTGAATGTCTCAGACGTGAGCATCAGCGGCAATGGCGCAGAGAACTTCTCTGTGACCGATCAGCCGACACAGACGGTTGGCGGTAACTTCTCCACGACCACCGCTGTGAGCTTCACTCCGGACACCGCAGGTCGGGTAACTGCCACCCTGACGATACGGACCAACGCGACGGACGATCCGGTCCGAAACGTGACGCTCACTGGCGTCGGGACGGCACCTGATACGGGCGTGGACGTCTCCTCGATCGACTTCGGCGAGCAAGCCGTCGGTACGACATCCGAGAACCGGACTGTCGTCGTCACGAACGACGGCGGCGTTCGGCTGAATCTCTCAGGGGTCACGGTGAGCGGACCGGCAGCTTCCGACTTCGAGGCGTTCGGACCTGGCGAGACGACACTCGTTCCGGGTGCTACCGTGCGCGTGCCCGTCCAGGTGAGCCCGAGTGGCGCCGGAGCCACGCAGGCTAACCTGGCGATTAACGCCACCAACGATCCCGGTGACAACCAGACTGTCTCGCTTTCGGCAGACGGGACAGCGCCCGAACTGAACGTCTCGGACGATCTCAACGAGACGTTCGGCGACGTCAGAGAGGGCAGCTCGAAGCAACGGTCGCTCACGGTGGAGAACACCGGCAACGCGACGCTCGAACTCGACGCGCCGGACGTGACTGGAGGCGCGTTCAGTGTTGTCAGCGGCGACGAGGCCGTGCGGCTGGCGCCCGGCAGTACGCAGACATACACAGTGGCGTTCTCGCCGGAGTCGACCGGCACCTTCTCCGGCAGTCTCCAGATCGAGACGAACGCGGACAATGACGTAGATATCGGAAGCCTCTCCGGTACCGGTATCACGTCCAACGCATCGCTTTCGACGCCCGCAGTCGACTTCGGTCGCGTGAGCGTCGGCGATGATACGTCACGCCAGCTCACCCTCCAGAACAACGGTGAGGCGGAGCTTCAGGTGACGAGCGTCACGATCACGGGCGCTGATCAGGCGGCGTTCTCCGTGTCTGGACTGCCGACGACATCCATCCCTGCCGACAGTGGCGAACCCTTCACCGTCCAGACGTCGCCGAGTGTGACGGGAAGTCTCTCAGCGCAGCTCGAGATCAGAACCGACGACGGGACGCTAACGGCAAGCCTCGGCACCACTGGAACGGAACCGAATATCGAACTCGAACAGTCGACGGTTCAGTTCGCACAGACCCGGGTCGGTACGACGAGTACGGCGACGCTCACCGTTAGTAACACTGGCAACGAGCGGCTGAACGTGACCAGACTCTCGGTCCTCGGACAGAACTCCGGTCGCTTCACACTGGCTTCGTCGGCAGCACCGTTCACGTTACAGCCGCAGAGCAGCCGCGACGTCACCGTTGAGTTCACGCCGACGAACGTCACCGCAGCGCAGAACGAACAGCCGCGGTCGGCACGGGTGCTAGTGCGTAGCGATGATCCGGACGCGACGAGGGTGAGTGCGGACCTCACTGCCACCGGCAAGGCGACGGACCTCATTGCGCCCGGCGCGGTGCAGTTCGGTGCGACGGCGCCCGGAACGACGACGAACCGGACCGTGACGATCACGAACGGCATCAACGCCTCAGCAAACCTCAGCCTGGAAGCCGTGACGGTCAGCGGTATTCTGGGTGAGGACGTGTACTCTGTCGATCGCCCGGATGACACCGAACTCGCGCCCGGCGAGTCCGAGACCCTGAACGTCTCACTGTCGCCGGAGGAGCGCGGTGTCAGGTTCGGCTCGCTCAACGTGCTCACGAACGACCCACGTCAGTCGGCCGCGTCTGTCTTCCTGTCGAACGCGGAGGCCGTCATCAACATTGAGTTCGGAAGCGTGACCGCCGACTACGACAACGTCGCGCCGGGACTGCAACCCGAACGGACCTTCGATCAGGGGCTCTCGACTGACGCCGCGCTAACGGGTATCCAGCCCGCGACCCAGGCGAGTACCTATGAGCTCTTCTTCGAGGGGCAGGAGACGGCCTTCGGTGGAGCCAGCATCGATAGCGACCAGCCTTACACCGCCGTACGATACCTGCGGGCGACTCCCCGAGGCATCACCCCGAGCGAAATCACAAACGTCAGCCTTGAGTTCCGCGTCCGCAAGGCGGCTCTCGACGATCTCGGTGCCTCGGCCGATGACGTCCGGCTGTACCGGTACAACGGCAGCGGATACGAACCCGTCAGTGACGGTACGACGCGCGTGAGTGAGACACGGACGGATTACATCTACCGTGGTACCACTGACTCGCTGTCGCGGTTCGCCATCGTCGTCGGAGAGTCGGACCTCTCAGTGACCGACCTCACGGTCAACCCGACATCGATCACGGTCGGTGATTCGGCGACGCTGACGGCGAACGTCACCAACAACGGCGTGGTGAGCGGAACGACGACTCTCACGCCGACTGAGAACGGGAACGCGCTGACCTCGCAGTCGGTGACGGTCTCGGCCGGTGGATCCGACACCGTCTCCTTCAGCGTGAACCCAAGTTCGACCGGAACGTTCACTTATATCCTTGGGGGCGAAACGGCATCGCTCACGGTGGACCCAGAAGATACCGGTCCGACCGGCCCGACCGGTCCCACCGGTGGCGACGGTGACGACGATGCGCCGGTAATCACCGAACAGCCTGCTACGCCCGAACCCGTCTCGGCGACAGCCGATCTCGACGAGACCGGCACCGCAACGGTGTCGCTCTCGGGCGGCACCGGCGCGACGAGCGTCTCCGTCAACGTCCCCGACACGACCGGGCAGGTGAACGTCCAAGAGCTACCCAGTCCGCCGACTGACGCCCCCGCACCGACGGGGCAGTACGTCAGCGGCGTCGACATCGACGCGCCCGACCCGCCGGAAGGCCAGACCGCGACAGTGACAATTACCATCTCGCAGTCGCGGCTCGACGATCTGGGAATCAGCGCCGGCGACCTGGTGATCCAGCACTACCGCGACGGCGCCTGGCAGCAGCTCGAAACGACTGCGAGCGAGTCCGGCGATCAGGTCACGCTGAGCGCGCCGGTGACCGGGTTCTCGCCGTTCGCGGTCACGACGCGCGAACAGGTGACGGACACGCCGGAGCCGGTGACGGACACGGCGGAACCGGACACGCCGACGCCGGAACCGGACACGGATACGGACACCCCGACCGACACGCCGCAGGAGCCGGGTGGGTTCGAGTTCCTCCCGGTCGCGTTGGTAGTCATCATCCTGCTCGCGGCCGCCGGCTACCTCGTCTACCGGCAGCAGTGA